The Streptomyces seoulensis genome contains a region encoding:
- a CDS encoding DEAD/DEAH box helicase, whose translation MNRTRTEGRFTGPSAKRSGPPHRFRGGGRRQSAPQGEFAPPKTITPALPAVESFADLDMPAPLLAALGHQGVAVPFPIQAATLPNSLAGRDVLGRGRTGSGKTLAFGLAVLARTAGRRAEPRRPLALVLVPTRELAQQVTDALTPYARAVRLRLTTVVGGMPIGRQANALRSGAEVVVATPGRLKDLMDRGDCRLDDVAVTVLDEADQMTDMGFMPQVTALLDQVRPGGQRMLFSATLDRNVDLLVRRFLTDPVVHSVDPSAGAVTTMEHHVLHVLDADKNRTTTEIAARDGRVIMFLDTKHAVDRLTTHLLGSGVRAAALHGGRSQPQRNRTLAQFKSGQVTVLVATNVAARGIHIDNLDLVVNVDPPADHKDYLHRGGRTARAGESGSVVTLVTPGQRRSMSRLMAAAGINPQITAVRSGEPELNRITGAQAPSGVPVVIAAPAAERPRRAASSGSGRGRRGRPAQARSAGARRAA comes from the coding sequence ATGAACCGCACGCGTACCGAAGGCCGCTTCACCGGCCCGTCCGCCAAGCGCTCCGGCCCCCCGCACCGTTTCCGGGGCGGCGGGCGCAGGCAGAGCGCGCCGCAGGGCGAGTTCGCACCACCGAAGACGATCACACCGGCGTTGCCCGCCGTCGAGTCGTTCGCCGATCTCGACATGCCCGCCCCGCTGCTCGCCGCCCTCGGGCACCAGGGCGTGGCCGTGCCGTTCCCCATCCAGGCGGCGACCCTGCCCAACTCCCTGGCCGGGCGGGACGTGCTCGGCCGCGGCCGTACCGGGTCGGGCAAGACCCTCGCCTTCGGGCTGGCGGTGCTGGCACGCACGGCGGGCCGGCGCGCGGAGCCCCGGCGGCCGCTGGCCCTCGTCCTCGTACCCACCCGTGAGCTCGCGCAGCAGGTCACCGACGCGCTCACCCCGTACGCCCGTGCCGTGCGGCTGCGGCTGACCACCGTGGTCGGCGGGATGCCGATCGGGCGGCAGGCGAACGCGCTGCGCAGTGGGGCGGAGGTCGTCGTGGCGACGCCGGGGCGGCTCAAGGACCTCATGGACCGGGGCGACTGCCGGCTCGACGACGTCGCCGTCACCGTCCTGGACGAGGCGGACCAGATGACCGACATGGGCTTCATGCCGCAGGTCACCGCGCTGCTCGACCAGGTGCGGCCGGGAGGCCAGCGGATGCTGTTCTCGGCCACCCTGGACCGGAACGTCGACCTGCTGGTCCGCCGCTTCCTGACCGACCCGGTGGTCCACTCCGTCGACCCCTCCGCGGGCGCCGTCACCACGATGGAACACCACGTGCTGCACGTGCTGGACGCGGACAAGAACCGCACGACCACCGAGATCGCGGCGCGGGACGGCCGGGTGATCATGTTCCTGGACACCAAGCACGCGGTGGACCGGCTGACCACGCACCTCCTCGGCAGCGGTGTCCGCGCGGCCGCCCTGCACGGCGGCAGGTCCCAGCCGCAGCGCAACCGGACCCTCGCGCAGTTCAAGAGCGGGCAGGTGACGGTGCTGGTGGCGACGAATGTCGCGGCCCGCGGCATCCACATCGACAACCTCGACCTGGTCGTCAACGTCGATCCGCCGGCCGACCACAAGGACTATTTGCACCGGGGCGGCCGTACCGCTCGCGCGGGTGAGTCGGGCAGTGTCGTCACCCTGGTGACGCCGGGCCAACGGCGTTCGATGAGCCGGCTGATGGCCGCGGCGGGCATCAACCCGCAGATCACCGCGGTGCGTTCGGGCGAGCCGGAGCTGAACCGGATCACGGGGGCGCAGGCGCCGTCCGGTGTCCCGGTGGTCATCGCGGCGCCCGCCGCGGAGCGTCCGCGCCGTGCGGCGTCGTCCGGCTCGGGGCGGGGGCGGCGCGGCCGTCCCGCCCAGGCGCGGTCGGCGGGGGCGCGGCGCGCGGCGTGA
- a CDS encoding CBS domain-containing protein yields MTVVQTPGRSPSLPAPRTALRVRDDMTVEVALAVMTGARVEYLLLCDGDDECTGSVTRSELALHRDGPRYTDRVRLRDILVPGQSSPSWAEPLSFRL; encoded by the coding sequence TTGACAGTGGTTCAGACGCCCGGACGATCCCCTTCCCTCCCCGCTCCCAGGACCGCGCTTCGGGTCCGGGACGACATGACCGTCGAGGTGGCTCTGGCCGTCATGACGGGCGCACGGGTGGAGTACTTGCTCCTGTGCGATGGTGATGACGAGTGCACGGGTTCGGTGACCCGTTCCGAACTGGCCCTCCACCGCGACGGCCCCCGCTACACCGACCGCGTCCGCCTGCGGGACATCCTCGTCCCCGGCCAGTCCAGCCCTTCGTGGGCCGAACCTCTTTCCTTCCGTCTGTGA
- a CDS encoding SCO5918 family protein — protein sequence MRCVIARYPFDLTKDGVIASMAGIAPELITGDSVTIGRRRYPVKQVGEVITRQDRRDFSAFEVSRAMARLGFTCHTAADAEQAARPAATSPLQAASDLLGGPGA from the coding sequence ATGCGCTGTGTCATCGCCCGGTATCCGTTCGACCTGACCAAGGACGGGGTGATCGCCTCCATGGCGGGCATCGCGCCCGAACTCATCACCGGTGACTCCGTGACCATCGGGCGCCGCCGCTACCCCGTCAAGCAGGTCGGCGAGGTCATCACCCGCCAGGACCGCCGCGACTTCTCCGCCTTCGAGGTCAGCCGCGCCATGGCCCGCCTCGGCTTCACCTGCCACACCGCGGCCGACGCCGAGCAGGCCGCGCGTCCGGCCGCCACCAGCCCGCTCCAGGCCGCCTCGGACCTGCTCGGGGGTCCCGGCGCCTGA
- a CDS encoding LPXTG cell wall anchor domain-containing protein: MKLRRSLALAAATAVLSPVVLMTASVAQAEEGSASPSATESVTTGGETEPEGEVTTTPAAAETTTPAAADTSTPPADSSTSAAPVKDAASSSASTSASPSASASASAPVGPEDCEDGDDMKIDDDLHTSLSGLPSKIVAGSGFHGFKLNVKNSGSHSYKRVDLGVFAAAVGDEELDDATDHLTLQYQDPSTGDWNDISVAMDDDAAGYLGYTDVKAKESFSIDLRLAVDKKAPAGFGFAISIGSYADDEGNCVYASDDDFYEFDILAAGTSAGPVDDSTPKPQGGSKPLPTTKPAGNTEIVPEGHLAETGAGSALPVIALAGGAAVALGVGAVFVVRRRRDEGGNVAV; this comes from the coding sequence ATGAAGCTGCGTCGTTCCCTGGCCCTCGCTGCCGCGACGGCTGTCCTGTCCCCGGTCGTCCTCATGACGGCCTCGGTCGCGCAGGCGGAGGAAGGCTCAGCGTCGCCTTCCGCCACCGAATCGGTCACGACGGGCGGCGAGACGGAGCCCGAGGGCGAGGTCACCACCACCCCGGCCGCCGCCGAGACCACCACCCCGGCCGCGGCGGACACCTCGACCCCGCCCGCCGACAGCTCCACCTCGGCCGCGCCCGTCAAGGACGCCGCGTCTTCCTCGGCCTCCACCTCCGCGTCGCCCAGCGCCTCGGCGTCCGCGTCCGCCCCGGTGGGCCCGGAGGACTGCGAGGACGGCGACGACATGAAGATCGACGACGACCTCCACACCAGCCTCTCCGGGCTGCCGTCGAAGATCGTCGCAGGCAGTGGCTTCCACGGCTTCAAGCTGAACGTGAAGAACTCCGGCAGCCACTCCTACAAGCGCGTCGACCTCGGTGTCTTCGCCGCGGCGGTGGGTGACGAGGAGCTCGACGACGCCACCGACCACCTCACCCTCCAGTACCAGGACCCGTCCACCGGCGACTGGAACGACATCTCGGTCGCCATGGACGACGACGCCGCCGGTTACCTCGGCTACACCGACGTGAAGGCCAAGGAGTCGTTCTCCATCGACCTGCGCCTGGCCGTCGACAAGAAGGCCCCGGCCGGCTTCGGGTTCGCCATCAGCATCGGCTCGTACGCGGACGACGAGGGCAACTGCGTCTATGCCTCGGACGACGACTTCTACGAGTTCGACATCCTCGCCGCGGGCACCTCCGCCGGCCCGGTCGACGACTCCACCCCCAAGCCGCAGGGCGGCAGCAAGCCGCTGCCCACCACCAAGCCCGCCGGCAACACCGAGATCGTCCCCGAGGGCCACCTCGCCGAGACCGGTGCCGGCTCGGCCCTCCCGGTCATCGCCCTCGCGGGCGGCGCGGCGGTCGCGCTCGGCGTCGGCGCGGTGTTCGTCGTGCGCCGTCGTCGCGACGAGGGCGGGAACGTCGCGGTCTGA
- a CDS encoding PhzF family phenazine biosynthesis isomerase, translating into MAPTTATEVLRYAAFTPDPAGGNPAGVVLDATGLDGRRMLELAAETGYSETAFLTERDEARRRFTVRYFSPLAEVAFCGHATVATAVALAERIGPGELLFDTPAGEIRVDTVAGRDGTVRATLTSVPTRSRPARTDELDAALAALRWDAADLDPALPPHVSFAGNDHLILAAASRTRLADLAYDFDALATVMRTHGWTTVHLVWRENDGSYHARDPFPVGGVVEDPATGAAAAAFGGYLRTLGLGTTPSTITLRQGEDMGRPSDLTIEVDPHETPVRVTGRAVPIPASAS; encoded by the coding sequence ATGGCTCCCACCACGGCAACCGAAGTCCTGCGCTACGCGGCGTTCACCCCCGACCCCGCCGGGGGAAACCCCGCAGGGGTCGTCCTCGACGCGACCGGCCTCGACGGGCGGCGGATGCTCGAACTCGCCGCCGAGACCGGCTACTCCGAGACGGCCTTCCTCACCGAGCGGGACGAGGCCCGGCGCCGCTTCACCGTCCGCTACTTCAGCCCCCTCGCCGAGGTCGCCTTCTGCGGCCACGCCACGGTCGCCACCGCGGTGGCGCTCGCCGAGCGCATCGGCCCCGGTGAACTCCTCTTCGACACCCCCGCGGGCGAGATCAGGGTCGACACGGTGGCCGGCCGGGACGGCACCGTACGGGCGACCCTCACCAGCGTCCCCACCCGCTCCCGCCCGGCCCGCACCGACGAGCTGGACGCCGCGCTCGCCGCCCTGCGCTGGGACGCCGCCGACCTGGACCCGGCGCTGCCGCCCCACGTCTCCTTCGCGGGCAACGACCATCTGATCCTCGCCGCCGCCTCCCGCACCCGACTGGCCGACCTCGCCTACGACTTCGACGCCCTCGCCACCGTCATGCGCACCCACGGCTGGACGACCGTGCACCTCGTCTGGCGTGAGAACGACGGCAGTTACCACGCACGTGACCCCTTCCCCGTGGGCGGCGTCGTCGAGGACCCGGCCACCGGCGCGGCGGCGGCGGCGTTCGGCGGCTATCTGCGCACCCTCGGCCTGGGCACCACCCCGAGCACGATCACTCTCCGTCAGGGCGAGGACATGGGCCGCCCGAGCGACCTCACCATCGAGGTGGACCCGCACGAGACCCCCGTGAGGGTCACGGGAAGGGCCGTGCCGATTCCCGCGTCCGCCTCTTGA